Proteins co-encoded in one Papaver somniferum cultivar HN1 chromosome 5, ASM357369v1, whole genome shotgun sequence genomic window:
- the LOC113282641 gene encoding protein MAIN-LIKE 1-like isoform X1 codes for MRTCLQTTQSPQTLGTPTRFNYLMSTSRFNNRIKTKKKQKTVADDDYNLISTGQIKEIDVPGLGRFPAVEDDKPHASTEITVADNNNSQYTHRGNLHSIITHYKVISRLSPKVKYIIERAGWDRPLNMELGETPHSMVEYIVERFWDTTNTFHFPFGEMAFTPLDWVMLTGVNIGDGLDVPYDSEKYQFEYVSDNIFPDIQDASLCPKGASWKSNSITVKFLSSYFVPEKLRAAENDKAIAERVATSFFMYVLGQFFFSNAKNYIDAGWLAAFDDLDAVHTYDWGGAAFSRLYAALRIAGRKRKTLSGPFQVLEFWGYEYLGICPPEIVQPKDDQPISPRSSRWKPKKKMVDIVRCRTLLNKLTADQVT; via the exons ATGAG GACTTGTCTCCAAACAACTCAATCACCCCAAACACTTGGTACCCCAACTCGTTTCAATTACCTT ATGTCGACTTCGAGGTTCAATAATCGCATAAAgacgaaaaagaaacaaaaaactgtagctgatgatgattataatttaATCTCTACTGGTCAAATTAAGGAGATTGATGTTcccgggttagggaggtttcctgcCGTGGAAGATGATAAACCACATGCTTCTACGGAAATCACGGTTGCAGACAACAATAACTCTCAGTATACACATCGTGGTAACCTGCATTCGATCATTACTCACTATAAGGTTATTTCTAGACTTAGTCCTAAAGTAAAATATATTATTGAAAGAGCGGGATGGGATAGACCATTGAACATGGAATTGGGCGAAACCCCGCATTCCATGGTCGAATATATTGTTGAGAGGTTTTGGGATACGACGAATACTTTTCACTTCCCTTTTGGTGAGATGGCGTTCACACCTCTTGATTGGGTCATGTTGACAGGAGTGAATATTGGTGATGGGCTTGATGTTCCGTATGATTCTGAAAAGTACCAATTTGAATATGTCAGTGATAATATTTTTCCAGATATCCAAGATGCCTCGCTTTGTCCAAAAGGCGCGTCGTGGAAATCTAATTCAATTACAGTTAAATTTTTGAGTTCATATTTCGTACCAGAAAAATTGCGTGCGGCTGAAAATGATAAAGCCATTGCTGAAAGAGTAGCAACTtccttttttatgtatgttttgggacaatttttcttttctaatgcaaagaactatattgatgcgggatggttagctgcttttgacgATCTTGATGCAGTTCATACATATGATTGGGGTGGTGCCGCTTTTTCGAgattgtatgcggcactccgtaTAGCTGGTCGGAAGCGGAAGACACTAAGCGGGCCcttccaagtattagag TTTTGGGGCTACGAATATTTGGGCATATGTCCACCCGAGATAGTCCAGCCTAAGGATGATCAACCGATATCGCCTAGAAGTAGTAGGTGGAAAccaaagaagaagatggttgatattGTTCGTTGTAGAACTTTACTTAATAAGTTGACCGCGGACCAAGTTACATAG
- the LOC113282641 gene encoding protein MAIN-LIKE 1-like isoform X2, which translates to MSTSRFNNRIKTKKKQKTVADDDYNLISTGQIKEIDVPGLGRFPAVEDDKPHASTEITVADNNNSQYTHRGNLHSIITHYKVISRLSPKVKYIIERAGWDRPLNMELGETPHSMVEYIVERFWDTTNTFHFPFGEMAFTPLDWVMLTGVNIGDGLDVPYDSEKYQFEYVSDNIFPDIQDASLCPKGASWKSNSITVKFLSSYFVPEKLRAAENDKAIAERVATSFFMYVLGQFFFSNAKNYIDAGWLAAFDDLDAVHTYDWGGAAFSRLYAALRIAGRKRKTLSGPFQVLEFWGYEYLGICPPEIVQPKDDQPISPRSSRWKPKKKMVDIVRCRTLLNKLTADQVT; encoded by the exons ATGTCGACTTCGAGGTTCAATAATCGCATAAAgacgaaaaagaaacaaaaaactgtagctgatgatgattataatttaATCTCTACTGGTCAAATTAAGGAGATTGATGTTcccgggttagggaggtttcctgcCGTGGAAGATGATAAACCACATGCTTCTACGGAAATCACGGTTGCAGACAACAATAACTCTCAGTATACACATCGTGGTAACCTGCATTCGATCATTACTCACTATAAGGTTATTTCTAGACTTAGTCCTAAAGTAAAATATATTATTGAAAGAGCGGGATGGGATAGACCATTGAACATGGAATTGGGCGAAACCCCGCATTCCATGGTCGAATATATTGTTGAGAGGTTTTGGGATACGACGAATACTTTTCACTTCCCTTTTGGTGAGATGGCGTTCACACCTCTTGATTGGGTCATGTTGACAGGAGTGAATATTGGTGATGGGCTTGATGTTCCGTATGATTCTGAAAAGTACCAATTTGAATATGTCAGTGATAATATTTTTCCAGATATCCAAGATGCCTCGCTTTGTCCAAAAGGCGCGTCGTGGAAATCTAATTCAATTACAGTTAAATTTTTGAGTTCATATTTCGTACCAGAAAAATTGCGTGCGGCTGAAAATGATAAAGCCATTGCTGAAAGAGTAGCAACTtccttttttatgtatgttttgggacaatttttcttttctaatgcaaagaactatattgatgcgggatggttagctgcttttgacgATCTTGATGCAGTTCATACATATGATTGGGGTGGTGCCGCTTTTTCGAgattgtatgcggcactccgtaTAGCTGGTCGGAAGCGGAAGACACTAAGCGGGCCcttccaagtattagag TTTTGGGGCTACGAATATTTGGGCATATGTCCACCCGAGATAGTCCAGCCTAAGGATGATCAACCGATATCGCCTAGAAGTAGTAGGTGGAAAccaaagaagaagatggttgatattGTTCGTTGTAGAACTTTACTTAATAAGTTGACCGCGGACCAAGTTACATAG